One Oryza glaberrima chromosome 10, OglaRS2, whole genome shotgun sequence DNA segment encodes these proteins:
- the LOC127752482 gene encoding uncharacterized protein LOC127752482, producing the protein MEVFGKSVIAEPSNVIYLSSILNTEGPIPSHKCDKNCQNEHVFGNMYRCKLTGTTHICDKNCNQRILYDNHNSLCRVSGQLFPLSPLEQQAVRGIRRKHEVDSNEGCSFKRRRGAQLHPSPFERSYTAVSPIPSQVGDGMDLS; encoded by the coding sequence ATGGAGGTATTTGGAAAATCCGTGATTGCTGAGCCCAGCAATGTGATTTACTTGTCCAGTATTCTTAACACAGAAGGGCCAATCCCTAGTCACAAGTGTGACAAGAATTGCCAGAACGAGCACGTCTTTGGCAACATGTACCGTTGCAAACTGACCGGAACCACGCACATCTGCGACAAAAACTGTAACCAGAGGATCCTCTACGACAACCACAACTCGCTCTGCCGGGTCAGCGGGCAGCTGTTCCCGCTCTCGCCGCTGGAGCAGCAGGCGGTGAGGGGGATCCGGAGGAAGCATGAGGTCGACAGCAACGAAGGGTGCTCCTTTAAGCGCAGGCGTGGTGCACAACTGCATCCATCCCCTTTCGAGAGGTCCTACACCGCTGTGTCTCCAATCCCAAGCCAAGTTGGAGACGGCATGGACCTGAGCTAG
- the LOC127752780 gene encoding probable plastid-lipid-associated protein 10, chloroplastic: MALAAAPLLRLPISPPSPPPAQTPPPLLACNSVNGVRLRPRRSRQPRRAAAAAATASLAADTERRKHELLRAVQETGRGFAASPDQRASIEEAIVSVEELGAGEGSPLDLAALDGTWRLCYTSASDVRVLFEAAERLPLLQVGQIYQKFECKDRSDGGVVRNVVRWSIENLLEEQEGATLMVSAKFAVMSKRNIFLQFEEVVVENIKISEQLQALIAPAILPRSFFSLQILQFLKTFRAQVPVNGPERRSPGGLYYLSYLDRDMLLGRSVGGGGVFIFTRAQPLL, from the exons ATGGCGCTCGCCGCTGCTCCCCTGCTCCGCCTCCCGATCTCCccaccctccccgccgccggcgcagacgccgccgcctctcctggCGTGTAACTCCGTCAACGGCGTCCGCCTTCGCCCTCGGCGCAGCAGGcaaccgcgccgcgccgccgcggcggcggcaacggcttCGCTG GCGGCGGACACGGAGCGGCGGAAGCACGAGCTGCTGCGGGCGGTGCAGGAGACGGGGAGGGGATTCGCGGCGAGCCCCGACCAGCGCGCGTCCATCGAGGAGGCCATC GTGAGCGTGGAGGAGCTCGGCGCCGGGGAGGGGTCGCCGCTGGACCTCGCGGCGCTCGACGGCACGTGGAGGCTGTGCTACACCTCGGCGTCGGACGTGCGCGTGCTGTTCGAGGCCGCCGAGAGGCTCCCCCTCCTGCAG GTGGGGCAAATATACCAGAAATTCGAATGCAAGGATAGGTCAGATGGTGGGGTTGTGCGGAATGTTGTGCGATGGAGCATTGAGAACTTGCTGGAG GAGCAAGAGGGTGCAACACTGATGGTCTCTGCAAAATTTGCTGTCATGTCTAAGCGCAACATCTTCCTTCAATTTGAGGAG GTTGTTGTAGAAAATATCAAGATTAGTGAGCAGCTACAAGCACTAATAGCTCCTGCTATACTCCCTCGGTCATTTTTTAGTCTTCAG ATATTGCAGTTCCTTAAAACTTTTCGAGCTCAAGTTCCTGTTAACGGCCCTGAAAG GAGATCACCCGGAGGACTATATTATCTTTCTTACCTTGACCGCGATATGCTCCTGGGGCGATCGGTTGGTGGTGGAGGAGTTTTTATTTTCACAAGAGCACAGCCTCTTTTGTGA